From Streptomyces asiaticus, one genomic window encodes:
- a CDS encoding GntR family transcriptional regulator, with product MTPSTHDARPPYQQAAEAIRAEIKAGKLKPGEQLPSHRELQERFGIANMTARSALRVLREEGLIYTVQGRGSYVVDAIGPRGELIEIKQYTSPESAIRAGEAPESTEPTGTLTEALLEVRDQLRTLNAEVQTLKREVAELKARQHP from the coding sequence ATGACGCCGTCGACGCACGACGCCCGCCCGCCGTATCAGCAGGCAGCCGAGGCCATCCGGGCCGAGATCAAGGCGGGCAAGCTCAAGCCGGGGGAACAGCTCCCCTCGCACCGCGAGCTGCAAGAGCGGTTCGGCATCGCCAACATGACCGCTCGTAGCGCTCTTCGTGTGCTCCGCGAAGAGGGCTTGATCTACACCGTGCAGGGGCGCGGCAGCTACGTAGTCGATGCGATCGGTCCACGCGGCGAGCTGATCGAGATCAAGCAATACACGTCGCCCGAGTCGGCAATCCGAGCGGGCGAAGCCCCGGAGAGCACAGAACCCACCGGGACCCTCACCGAGGCACTTCTAGAGGTCCGGGACCAGCTCCGCACCTTGAATGCGGAGGTCCAGACCCTCAAGCGGGAAGTCGCCGAACTGAAGGCGCGGCAGCACCCGTAG
- a CDS encoding helix-turn-helix domain-containing protein, whose translation MAVIPGLLNVDQVATRLQVSRWTVYNLIRSRELASLTIGRCRRITETALHDYIARQTEREAA comes from the coding sequence GTGGCTGTGATTCCGGGGCTGCTCAACGTGGACCAGGTCGCCACGCGCCTCCAGGTGAGCCGCTGGACGGTCTACAACCTCATCCGTTCCCGCGAGCTGGCCTCTCTGACCATCGGCCGCTGCCGACGCATCACCGAAACCGCACTGCACGACTACATCGCACGCCAGACCGAACGAGAGGCCGCCTGA
- a CDS encoding SSI family serine proteinase inhibitor: protein MALLHRLAVTAALTTAAAAGALAPAAATPLPLPLPFDGESADRLVITVSETGEADDAATFVLNCHPTGGTHPRARAACRQLDAQTVWGRDPFAPVSPDAMCTGQYGGPATARVTGHWAGRPVNAWFNRTNGCEIARWNRFSVVLRTPGS, encoded by the coding sequence ATGGCCCTGCTGCACCGCCTCGCCGTCACCGCCGCGCTGACGACCGCCGCCGCCGCGGGCGCGCTGGCCCCCGCCGCGGCCACGCCGCTGCCGCTGCCCCTGCCGTTCGACGGGGAGAGCGCCGACCGACTTGTGATCACCGTGAGTGAGACGGGTGAGGCCGACGACGCCGCGACGTTTGTACTGAACTGCCACCCGACCGGCGGTACGCACCCCCGGGCGCGGGCCGCGTGCAGGCAGCTGGACGCGCAGACCGTATGGGGCCGGGATCCGTTCGCGCCGGTGTCGCCGGACGCGATGTGCACCGGGCAGTACGGCGGGCCGGCCACGGCTCGGGTGACGGGGCACTGGGCGGGGCGTCCCGTCAACGCCTGGTTCAACCGCACCAACGGGTGTGAAATCGCCCGATGGAATCGGTTCTCCGTCGTTTTGCGCACGCCTGGGAGCTGA
- a CDS encoding site-specific integrase, producing MGKKNANGGGSIYQRKDGRWEGIAYVLTADGTHKRRSVYGKTWDDAHDKLTRLKADSNNGLPVATSKQSLGDFLTYWLANVARIKVRPATYAAYDSLVRNYLAPGLVKKKLTRLTARDIRAFLAATARTCQCCAQGKDKARPERKRRCCALAKCCKSYPSDRTVRFLLVLLRAALEHAVREDELPRNVAKNVEVGMGTKREIEPLTVKEGRQLLTAARGNRLWAVYELAVRIGLRRGEVLGLRWKDVDLADGTVTIRQTLQRVGGELLIAAPKTQRSARRVALPAECVTALRARRAQQRGDRLAAGDTWKGNGSDLVFTTKNGTPIEPRNLNRAFTLLCDKAGVRHVRFHDLRHTCASLLHEQGADARMIMEVLGHSSIRVTMDIYTFVRLDSQRSAFDRVGDALRDGDGPDDDDGAGGALVAV from the coding sequence ATGGGCAAGAAGAACGCGAACGGCGGGGGAAGCATCTACCAGCGCAAGGATGGGCGTTGGGAGGGCATCGCGTACGTCCTGACGGCCGACGGCACGCACAAGCGGCGCAGTGTCTACGGGAAGACCTGGGATGACGCCCACGACAAGCTGACCAGGCTCAAGGCCGACTCCAACAACGGACTTCCCGTCGCCACGAGCAAACAGAGCCTGGGCGACTTCCTGACGTACTGGCTGGCCAACGTCGCACGCATCAAGGTCCGTCCGGCCACGTACGCCGCTTATGACTCCCTCGTGCGGAACTACCTCGCTCCGGGCCTCGTGAAGAAGAAGCTGACGCGGCTCACTGCACGGGACATCCGGGCTTTCCTCGCCGCGACGGCGCGTACGTGCCAGTGCTGCGCTCAGGGGAAGGACAAGGCACGCCCGGAACGGAAACGCCGCTGTTGTGCGCTGGCCAAGTGCTGTAAGTCGTACCCGTCCGATCGGACCGTGCGGTTCCTCCTCGTGCTGCTGCGGGCCGCGCTGGAGCACGCGGTGCGCGAGGACGAGCTACCGCGCAACGTGGCCAAGAACGTCGAGGTGGGCATGGGCACGAAGCGCGAGATAGAGCCGCTGACCGTGAAGGAAGGGCGTCAGCTCCTGACGGCGGCGCGAGGTAACCGGCTCTGGGCGGTGTACGAGTTGGCCGTACGGATCGGTCTGCGGCGCGGTGAGGTCCTGGGTCTCCGGTGGAAGGACGTGGATCTGGCCGACGGGACGGTCACCATCCGGCAGACGCTCCAACGCGTTGGCGGTGAACTGCTGATCGCCGCCCCGAAGACTCAGAGGTCGGCCCGGCGGGTGGCGCTGCCCGCCGAGTGCGTGACGGCGCTCCGGGCGCGCCGTGCCCAGCAGCGCGGGGACCGGCTCGCAGCAGGAGACACCTGGAAGGGCAACGGCAGCGATCTTGTCTTCACCACGAAGAACGGGACACCGATCGAGCCGCGCAACCTGAACCGCGCCTTCACCCTCCTGTGTGACAAGGCAGGCGTCCGACACGTCCGCTTCCATGACCTGCGGCATACCTGCGCGTCCCTGCTCCACGAGCAGGGAGCCGATGCCCGAATGATCATGGAAGTCCTCGGGCACAGCTCGATCCGCGTGACGATGGACATCTACACCTTCGTCCGGCTGGACTCGCAGCGCTCCGCCTTCGACCGCGTCGGTGATGCCCTGCGTGACGGCGACGGCCCGGACGATGACGACGGCGCGGGTGGTGCACTGGTCGCCGTCTGA